A stretch of the Thermus thermophilus genome encodes the following:
- a CDS encoding molybdopterin-dependent oxidoreductase, with product MLSRRELIKLGVLSGSGVLLGEKATELFSQVQAAEAKSTGFYPLNDPENQIYSVCLQCNTGCPIKVKVYEGVAAKIDGSPYAPWTLYPHLPLSTPLEEAAKVDGALCPKGQAGLQTVYDPYRIRKVLKRAGPRGSGKWKEIPFEQAVREIAEGGKLFADIGDDRDYPGLKEVWALRDPKVMKAMKARVEAIWREKDPAKKRALVESFKEEFKEHLHTLIDPDHPDLGPKNNQAVFAYGRLKAGRSDFFKWFFQQSLGSVNVHGHTTVCQGSLYFTGKAMSYQLAYDEKKGQYTWTGGEKFYWQADLTGAEFVIFVGANIFEANYGPPLRVNKLTLGAATGNLKYVVIDPRAQKGVAHATKWLPVKPGQDAAIAFGMMRWMFEKGRFDARFLSAANKAAAQALGEPSWTNATWLVELDEEGFPAKLLRMSHLGMDPEVRVIEGQEVVFDHPVVLVKGKPTPVDPQSEDKPVYGDLFVDTTLNGIRVKSVLQLIREEALSRTLEEWAELAGVEAQDIAELAYEFTRHGKKAVVDVHRGASQHSNGFYNCFAWFTLNAMVGNYDHHGGFIKASTYDITGKKAGGPFNMDKLHPAKMEPFGISLIRHDVNYEDTTLFEGYPAKRPWFPHSSDVYQEILPSAAQGYPYPVKILFHYMGSPAYALPAGHTQIQAMLNPDKIPLIVAFDIVVGDTYLFADYIIPDLSYLERWEFHGSHPNNPWKVQTVRQPTIPPIPETVKVFGQEMPISAESFFLALAEYLGLPGFGEQGFANGMPFTHPDHFYLKLAANLAFGEKADGSDALPEADDKELEIFRKARRHLPPSVFDENRWREAVGDESLFRRTVYLLNRGGRYQAFEKAFKSDGTVANAYGRQINLYLEKHAKTKNSMTGKPYWPLPRLFHPYTDALGQPIPDEAQGYELTLLTHRVITMTKSRTISNYWLLNVMPENYIAINPVDAKRLGFKDGELVKVVSASNPEGLWDFGPFGKKPMVGKLKVLPGIRPGNVAFALGYGHWAYGASDIEINGQVVKADPRRAAGIHANAAMRVDPVLKDVGLTDLTGGSVVFYDTKVRLVRATPEEAKTYREGVRRMALGGPSGVEAEAILEKALKAARGELDPEALRREVAAQLGLKGQV from the coding sequence ATGCTTTCCCGGCGCGAGCTCATCAAGTTGGGGGTGCTCTCCGGTAGCGGCGTCCTTCTGGGCGAGAAGGCCACGGAACTCTTCAGCCAGGTCCAGGCGGCCGAAGCCAAGAGCACGGGGTTCTACCCCCTCAACGACCCCGAGAACCAGATCTACTCCGTCTGCCTCCAATGCAACACGGGTTGCCCCATCAAGGTCAAGGTCTACGAGGGCGTGGCAGCGAAGATTGACGGGAGCCCCTACGCGCCCTGGACCCTCTATCCCCATCTGCCCCTGTCCACGCCTCTCGAGGAGGCGGCCAAGGTGGACGGCGCCCTCTGTCCCAAGGGCCAGGCCGGGCTGCAGACGGTGTACGACCCCTACCGCATCCGCAAGGTGCTCAAGCGGGCAGGCCCAAGGGGAAGCGGCAAGTGGAAGGAAATCCCCTTTGAGCAGGCGGTGCGGGAGATCGCCGAAGGGGGCAAGCTCTTCGCCGATATCGGCGACGACCGGGACTACCCGGGCCTCAAGGAGGTCTGGGCTCTAAGGGACCCCAAGGTCATGAAGGCGATGAAAGCCCGGGTAGAGGCCATCTGGAGGGAAAAGGACCCCGCGAAGAAGCGGGCTCTGGTGGAAAGCTTTAAGGAGGAGTTCAAAGAGCACCTCCACACCCTCATTGACCCCGACCACCCCGACCTCGGCCCCAAGAACAACCAGGCCGTCTTCGCCTACGGCCGCCTGAAGGCGGGACGGAGCGACTTCTTCAAGTGGTTCTTCCAGCAAAGCCTCGGCTCCGTCAACGTCCACGGGCACACCACGGTCTGCCAGGGTTCCCTTTACTTCACCGGCAAAGCCATGAGCTACCAGCTCGCCTACGACGAGAAGAAGGGGCAGTACACCTGGACAGGCGGGGAAAAGTTCTACTGGCAGGCCGACCTCACGGGAGCGGAGTTCGTCATCTTCGTGGGGGCCAACATCTTTGAGGCCAACTACGGCCCCCCCTTGCGGGTCAACAAGCTCACCCTGGGCGCGGCCACGGGGAACCTGAAGTACGTGGTCATTGACCCGCGGGCCCAGAAGGGCGTGGCCCACGCCACCAAGTGGCTTCCGGTAAAGCCGGGGCAGGACGCGGCCATCGCCTTCGGCATGATGCGCTGGATGTTTGAAAAGGGGCGGTTTGACGCCCGCTTCCTCTCCGCCGCCAACAAGGCGGCCGCCCAAGCCCTAGGCGAGCCCAGTTGGACCAACGCCACCTGGCTCGTGGAACTGGACGAGGAGGGCTTCCCCGCCAAGCTCCTGCGGATGAGCCACCTGGGCATGGATCCCGAGGTGCGCGTTATTGAAGGCCAAGAGGTGGTCTTTGACCATCCGGTGGTCCTGGTGAAGGGCAAGCCCACCCCCGTGGATCCGCAAAGCGAGGACAAGCCGGTCTACGGCGACCTTTTCGTGGACACCACCCTAAACGGCATCCGGGTGAAAAGCGTCCTCCAGCTCATCCGGGAGGAGGCCTTGAGCCGGACCCTGGAGGAGTGGGCGGAGCTCGCCGGGGTGGAGGCCCAGGACATCGCCGAGCTGGCCTACGAGTTCACCCGCCACGGGAAGAAGGCCGTGGTAGACGTCCACCGGGGAGCAAGCCAACACAGCAACGGCTTCTACAACTGCTTCGCCTGGTTCACCCTAAACGCCATGGTGGGGAACTACGACCATCACGGCGGCTTCATCAAGGCCAGCACCTACGACATCACCGGGAAGAAGGCGGGTGGCCCCTTTAACATGGACAAGCTCCACCCGGCCAAAATGGAGCCCTTCGGCATCTCCCTCATCCGGCACGATGTGAACTACGAGGACACCACCCTGTTTGAGGGCTACCCCGCCAAGCGCCCCTGGTTCCCCCACAGCTCCGATGTCTACCAGGAGATCCTCCCCTCCGCCGCCCAGGGCTACCCCTACCCCGTAAAGATCCTCTTCCACTACATGGGCTCCCCCGCCTACGCCCTCCCCGCAGGCCACACCCAGATCCAGGCCATGCTGAACCCGGACAAGATCCCCCTCATCGTGGCCTTTGACATCGTGGTGGGGGACACCTACCTCTTCGCCGACTACATCATCCCCGACCTCTCCTACCTGGAGCGGTGGGAGTTTCACGGCAGCCACCCCAACAACCCCTGGAAGGTTCAGACCGTCCGCCAGCCCACCATCCCCCCCATCCCCGAGACGGTAAAGGTGTTCGGCCAAGAGATGCCCATCTCGGCGGAGAGCTTCTTCCTGGCCCTCGCCGAGTACCTGGGGCTTCCCGGGTTCGGAGAACAAGGCTTCGCCAACGGGATGCCCTTCACCCACCCCGACCACTTCTACCTCAAGCTCGCCGCCAACCTGGCCTTCGGGGAGAAGGCGGACGGCTCCGATGCCCTGCCCGAGGCGGACGATAAGGAGCTGGAGATCTTCCGCAAGGCCCGGCGCCACCTGCCGCCTTCGGTCTTTGACGAAAACCGCTGGCGGGAGGCGGTGGGCGACGAAAGCCTTTTCCGCCGCACCGTCTACCTCCTCAACCGGGGCGGCCGCTACCAGGCCTTTGAAAAGGCCTTCAAGTCCGACGGCACCGTGGCCAACGCCTACGGCCGGCAGATCAACCTCTACCTAGAAAAGCACGCCAAGACCAAGAACAGCATGACGGGCAAGCCCTACTGGCCTCTGCCCCGCCTCTTTCACCCCTACACCGACGCCCTTGGGCAGCCCATCCCGGACGAAGCCCAAGGCTACGAGCTCACCCTCCTCACCCACCGGGTGATCACCATGACCAAGAGCCGGACGATCTCCAACTACTGGCTCCTCAACGTGATGCCCGAGAACTACATCGCCATCAACCCGGTGGACGCCAAGCGCCTGGGCTTTAAGGACGGGGAGCTCGTCAAGGTGGTCTCCGCCAGCAACCCGGAGGGCCTCTGGGACTTCGGCCCCTTCGGCAAAAAGCCCATGGTGGGTAAGCTTAAGGTGCTCCCCGGCATCCGGCCCGGAAACGTGGCCTTCGCCCTCGGTTACGGCCACTGGGCCTATGGGGCAAGCGACATAGAGATCAACGGCCAGGTGGTGAAGGCCGACCCCAGGCGGGCGGCGGGCATCCACGCCAACGCCGCCATGCGGGTGGACCCCGTCCTCAAGGACGTAGGGCTTACGGACCTCACCGGGGGTAGCGTGGTTTTCTACGACACCAAAGTGCGCTTGGTCCGGGCCACACCAGAAGAGGCCAAAACCTACAGGGAAGGCGTGAGGCGGATGGCCCTCGGTGGCCCCTCCGGGGTGGAGGCGGAAGCGATCTTGGAGAAGGCCCTCAAAGCGGCGAGAGGGGAGCTGGACCCCGAGGCATTGCGGAGGGAAGTGGCGGCCCAGCTTGGCCTTAAAGGCCAGGTCTAA
- the nrfD gene encoding NrfD/PsrC family molybdoenzyme membrane anchor subunit, which produces MRALGWILYLALAAVGLTGFFLRLATGHHLAAYGSYVPWGLWVAAYIYFIGLSAGAFLLSALVYVFGVRKLEPIAPLALVVALASLLMALVTIWFDLGHMERFYYVYLRPNFRSMMAWMVWLYTAYGLLLLLELYFALRRHLPKYANAGGFTGLLARLLTGGRKTPFSPEEVARDERILQVLGSLGVPLAIAFHGGVGALFATVLAQELWHSPIYPILFLTGALLSGGALMTGIYAYFWPHKDGAWKDLSLFLGRVVLGLILFDLLLEWAEYSIPMWYGVGPEFEALWHTLFGPFWYVYWVFHILLGVAVPVGLILYGLRSQRVAPIGLAGLLVAVTFLAIRLNLVIPSLVHPKLEELVHAYHDHRLLFAYVPTWFEWSVVVFSVVLGFTVVYLLVRVLPVVEGKTLKEVG; this is translated from the coding sequence ATGCGCGCCCTAGGATGGATCCTTTACCTGGCTCTGGCCGCAGTAGGGCTTACAGGCTTCTTCCTTCGCCTCGCCACCGGTCACCATTTAGCCGCTTACGGAAGCTACGTTCCCTGGGGACTTTGGGTGGCCGCCTACATTTACTTCATCGGGCTTTCGGCGGGAGCCTTTCTCCTCTCCGCCCTGGTGTACGTCTTCGGCGTGCGGAAGCTGGAGCCCATCGCCCCCCTGGCCCTGGTGGTGGCCTTGGCGAGCCTCCTCATGGCTTTGGTCACCATCTGGTTTGACCTGGGCCACATGGAGCGCTTCTACTACGTCTACCTCCGGCCCAACTTCCGCTCCATGATGGCCTGGATGGTGTGGCTCTACACCGCCTATGGGCTTCTCCTGCTTCTGGAGTTGTATTTCGCCCTCAGGCGGCACCTGCCCAAGTACGCGAACGCAGGAGGCTTTACGGGGCTCCTGGCCCGGCTTCTCACTGGGGGCCGGAAGACCCCCTTCTCCCCGGAGGAGGTGGCCCGCGACGAGAGGATCCTGCAGGTGCTGGGCTCCCTCGGCGTCCCCTTGGCCATCGCCTTCCACGGTGGGGTGGGGGCCCTTTTCGCCACCGTTTTGGCCCAGGAGCTCTGGCACAGCCCCATCTACCCCATCCTCTTCCTGACGGGCGCCCTCCTTTCAGGCGGCGCTTTGATGACCGGGATCTACGCCTACTTCTGGCCGCACAAGGACGGAGCCTGGAAGGACCTAAGCCTCTTCCTGGGGCGGGTGGTCCTTGGGCTCATCCTCTTTGACCTTCTCTTGGAGTGGGCCGAGTATTCCATCCCCATGTGGTACGGGGTAGGGCCCGAGTTTGAGGCCCTGTGGCACACCCTCTTTGGTCCCTTCTGGTACGTCTACTGGGTGTTCCACATCCTCTTGGGCGTGGCGGTGCCGGTGGGGTTGATCCTCTATGGCCTCCGCAGCCAAAGGGTGGCCCCCATCGGCCTGGCCGGCCTGCTGGTGGCGGTGACGTTCCTGGCCATCCGGCTCAACCTGGTCATCCCTAGCCTGGTCCACCCCAAGCTGGAAGAGCTGGTGCACGCCTACCACGACCACCGCCTCCTCTTCGCCTACGTGCCCACCTGGTTTGAGTGGAGCGTGGTGGTCTTCTCCGTGGTCCTGGGGTTCACGGTGGTTTACCTACTGGTCCGCGTCCTTCCTGTGGTGGAAGGCAAGACGCTGAAGGAGGTGGGTTAA
- a CDS encoding 4Fe-4S dicluster domain-containing protein, translated as MDLESRRAFLEKVASMVFAGMVLGGQEVRAEKVERPPRSPDGPLLPDLTYEDVLVRMQKDLERALKKGTTPKWVMVIDTRKCVGCHACTIACAVENKLPPGVVYRPVVEEQVGEYPHVTWRFLPRPCMQCDKPPCVPVCPVGATWKREDGIVEIDYDACIGCRYCLVACPYQARTFDFGENWTDGTPGEGRMPYEELPTFEWGEVHFRKEGVVPQSPVGNARKCSFCLHRIEKGLLPQCVTTCIGRATFFGDASDPESLVSQLIYKPNAIRLKEELGTEPRVYYLV; from the coding sequence ATGGACTTGGAAAGCCGGAGGGCGTTCTTAGAGAAAGTGGCCTCCATGGTCTTTGCCGGCATGGTCCTAGGAGGCCAGGAGGTCCGGGCGGAAAAGGTGGAACGGCCTCCTCGCTCCCCCGATGGACCCCTTCTCCCCGACCTCACATACGAAGACGTCCTGGTCCGCATGCAAAAGGATCTGGAGCGGGCCCTGAAAAAAGGGACCACGCCCAAGTGGGTGATGGTGATTGACACCCGCAAGTGCGTGGGGTGCCACGCCTGCACCATCGCCTGCGCGGTGGAGAACAAGCTCCCCCCGGGCGTGGTTTACCGCCCAGTGGTGGAGGAGCAGGTAGGGGAGTACCCCCACGTCACCTGGCGGTTCCTGCCCCGCCCCTGTATGCAGTGCGACAAACCGCCCTGCGTCCCCGTCTGCCCCGTAGGGGCCACGTGGAAGCGGGAAGACGGCATCGTGGAGATTGACTATGACGCTTGCATCGGGTGCCGGTACTGCCTGGTGGCCTGCCCCTATCAGGCCCGCACCTTTGACTTTGGGGAAAACTGGACCGACGGCACCCCAGGGGAAGGCAGGATGCCCTACGAGGAGCTCCCCACCTTTGAGTGGGGGGAGGTGCACTTCCGCAAGGAAGGGGTGGTCCCCCAAAGCCCCGTGGGCAACGCCAGGAAGTGCAGCTTCTGCCTCCACCGCATTGAGAAAGGGCTCCTCCCCCAGTGCGTCACCACCTGCATCGGACGGGCCACCTTCTTCGGGGACGCCTCCGACCCGGAAAGCCTGGTGAGCCAGCTCATATACAAGCCCAACGCGATCCGACTTAAAGAAGAGCTGGGCACCGAACCACGGGTCTACTACCTGGTCTAG
- a CDS encoding PhnD/SsuA/transferrin family substrate-binding protein, translating into MVRPLLLGLLLAGCASLAEVGPAEPMPPVRPEREGAFRVAGRVSPKEAHPYRELVQRLWPHAVVFGRRGYGEVLAQSVLVGWTRCRALAIVPQGSSHRTLSDLVGATVALVDPLFNTGRACFFRALRREGFQPERMLRRMVYTYSHDRAVEAVARGLVDVAAVDGMVLDALLRARLGWRNRIRVLEDLLQAGDPLLALGIVGFRLASGKPHVDLWREVSR; encoded by the coding sequence GTGGTCCGCCCCCTTCTGCTTGGCCTTCTTTTGGCGGGGTGCGCGAGCCTTGCCGAGGTGGGTCCTGCGGAGCCCATGCCCCCTGTTCGCCCCGAGCGGGAAGGGGCCTTCCGGGTGGCGGGGAGGGTTTCCCCCAAGGAAGCCCACCCTTACCGTGAGTTGGTACAGCGCCTCTGGCCCCACGCGGTGGTTTTTGGCCGGAGGGGATACGGGGAGGTCCTGGCCCAAAGCGTGCTTGTGGGGTGGACCCGTTGCCGGGCCTTGGCCATAGTGCCTCAGGGGTCTTCCCACCGGACCTTAAGCGACCTTGTGGGGGCCACGGTGGCCTTGGTGGACCCGCTCTTCAACACGGGGCGGGCCTGCTTCTTCCGAGCCCTGCGCCGGGAGGGCTTCCAGCCGGAGCGGATGCTTCGCCGGATGGTCTACACCTATAGCCACGACCGGGCGGTGGAGGCGGTGGCCCGGGGGCTTGTGGACGTGGCGGCGGTAGATGGCATGGTGTTGGACGCCCTGCTCCGCGCGCGGCTCGGGTGGAGGAACCGGATCCGGGTCCTCGAGGACCTCCTCCAAGCCGGGGACCCCCTCCTTGCCCTCGGGATCGTCGGCTTCAGGCTCGCAAGCGGAAAGCCCCACGTGGACCTCTGGCGGGAGGTGAGCCGGTGA
- a CDS encoding sensor histidine kinase, translating into MKEKILWALALGFLLFGVGMGGVAYHLVRSGLEEALEAEGRAQVARLASLVEEDLLLNDLYAVYRKMSALGEGVYGFLEGPEGEVLVHTFPGGIPAGLRGLEGRFLWEGRVYRAYLSPIAEGRLGRVTLVFPEEGLRRSLARLLVAGFWLSLGVGGMAFLWAGALVQRALRPLEDMVQGVRTWEQGRTEPLAEPEGELAVLAWTLNRYHRQVLEREQGLSLLNRVAEAVNRADTPESVLACALKALCESGLFQCGEAWLGEARVAKAGCPHLGDCPWRGEHRVLVLSGARIHLRTQVSQALLEAVKVPIEAGLHRARYAQALAERDRERAQFLKALLEAQEAERARIARDLHDQVGQILTGIDLGLRAVREGKMEALPTLQELVRSAIQDVRLLSRSLRPPALDTLGLEAALRRMVEEFAERTGLRANLFCQLPERLPESHEIVLYRVVQEALTNVARHARAQEVSVVLRREEGGVSLVVEDDGQGFSPRVRPGLGLLGIRERVELLGGSFQVESLEGQGTTLYVRLPLVLEEVKV; encoded by the coding sequence TTGAAGGAGAAGATCCTTTGGGCCTTGGCCTTGGGTTTCCTTCTCTTCGGGGTCGGTATGGGTGGGGTCGCTTACCATCTGGTGCGCTCCGGCCTGGAGGAGGCCCTCGAGGCCGAGGGGCGTGCCCAGGTGGCCCGCTTGGCCTCCTTGGTGGAGGAAGACCTTCTTCTGAACGATCTTTACGCCGTCTACCGTAAGATGTCCGCCCTCGGAGAAGGGGTCTACGGTTTCCTGGAGGGACCCGAAGGGGAGGTTTTGGTCCACACCTTCCCGGGGGGCATCCCCGCGGGGCTTAGGGGCCTGGAGGGGCGGTTCCTTTGGGAGGGCCGGGTTTACCGGGCCTACCTTAGCCCCATTGCCGAGGGGAGGTTAGGCCGGGTCACCTTGGTTTTTCCCGAGGAAGGGTTGAGGCGCTCCCTTGCTAGGCTCCTGGTGGCAGGGTTTTGGCTTTCCCTGGGGGTGGGAGGGATGGCCTTCCTTTGGGCGGGGGCCCTCGTCCAGCGGGCGCTTAGGCCCTTGGAGGATATGGTCCAGGGGGTGAGGACCTGGGAGCAGGGCCGGACCGAGCCCCTGGCCGAGCCCGAGGGGGAGCTTGCGGTCCTAGCCTGGACGTTGAACCGGTACCACCGCCAGGTGCTGGAGCGGGAGCAGGGGCTTTCCCTCCTCAACCGGGTAGCGGAGGCGGTGAACCGGGCGGACACCCCGGAGTCCGTTCTGGCCTGCGCCTTAAAGGCCCTCTGCGAAAGCGGCCTCTTCCAGTGCGGGGAAGCTTGGCTTGGGGAGGCGCGGGTGGCCAAGGCGGGCTGTCCCCACCTGGGCGACTGCCCGTGGAGGGGGGAGCACCGGGTCCTCGTCCTTTCCGGAGCCCGGATCCACCTCAGGACCCAGGTGTCCCAGGCCCTCCTGGAGGCGGTGAAGGTCCCTATTGAAGCGGGGCTTCATCGGGCCCGCTACGCCCAGGCCCTCGCCGAGCGGGACAGGGAGCGGGCCCAGTTCCTAAAGGCCCTCCTAGAGGCTCAGGAGGCAGAGCGAGCCCGCATCGCCCGGGACCTCCACGACCAGGTGGGCCAGATCCTCACCGGGATTGACCTGGGTCTGCGGGCGGTGAGGGAGGGGAAGATGGAGGCCTTGCCCACCCTCCAAGAGCTGGTGCGGAGCGCCATCCAGGATGTCCGCCTCCTTTCCCGCTCCCTTCGCCCTCCTGCCCTAGATACCCTGGGCCTCGAGGCCGCCCTAAGGCGAATGGTGGAGGAGTTCGCCGAACGCACCGGCCTCCGGGCCAACCTCTTCTGCCAGCTTCCCGAACGCCTGCCGGAGTCCCACGAGATCGTCCTTTACCGGGTGGTCCAGGAGGCCTTGACCAACGTGGCCCGCCACGCCAGGGCCCAGGAGGTGTCCGTGGTTCTCCGCCGGGAGGAAGGGGGGGTGAGCTTGGTGGTGGAGGACGACGGACAGGGGTTTTCCCCCAGGGTGCGGCCCGGACTTGGGCTTCTCGGCATTCGCGAGCGGGTGGAGCTTTTGGGCGGCAGCTTCCAGGTGGAGAGCCTCGAGGGCCAAGGGACCACCCTTTACGTGCGCCTTCCTCTGGTCTTGGAGGAGGTGAAGGTATGA
- a CDS encoding response regulator transcription factor: MIRVFLVDDHPVVRAGIRFLLQGKVEVVGEAETGKEALERIPKANPDVAVLDIALPDMDGIRLAEALKEACPGVRLLALSMYAEPEYAERFLQAGGAGYLPKDAAEEELLDAVKAVARGEFYVPQGLLYRMIRSQTERRPGPEVLTERELAVVRCLAQGCSYKEIGERMGISEKTVATYRERAAEKLGLRSRAELVRWALEHGLV, from the coding sequence ATGATCCGAGTGTTTCTTGTAGACGACCACCCGGTGGTGCGGGCGGGGATCCGCTTCCTCCTGCAGGGCAAGGTGGAGGTGGTGGGGGAGGCCGAAACGGGAAAGGAGGCCCTGGAGAGGATCCCTAAGGCGAACCCGGACGTGGCGGTTCTGGACATCGCCCTTCCCGATATGGACGGCATCCGGCTGGCCGAGGCCTTAAAGGAGGCGTGCCCCGGGGTGCGCCTCCTCGCCCTCTCCATGTACGCCGAGCCCGAGTACGCCGAACGCTTCCTCCAGGCAGGGGGCGCGGGCTATCTGCCGAAGGACGCAGCAGAAGAGGAGCTTCTGGACGCGGTCAAGGCGGTGGCCCGGGGAGAGTTCTACGTTCCCCAAGGGCTTCTCTACCGCATGATCCGCTCCCAGACGGAGAGGAGACCGGGCCCCGAGGTCCTCACGGAGCGGGAGCTTGCGGTGGTCCGCTGTCTGGCCCAAGGATGCTCCTACAAGGAGATCGGCGAGCGTATGGGCATCTCCGAGAAGACGGTGGCCACGTACCGGGAAAGGGCAGCGGAAAAGCTCGGCCTGAGGAGCCGGGCCGAGCTTGTGCGTTGGGCTTTGGAGCACGGGCTGGTCTGA
- a CDS encoding DUF815 domain-containing protein, giving the protein MVRVPENPEALLPLDLPEGEPWGYAFAQALLRAPWAFRALKPTPGLLDLIRWDLDRLHRELEARRRTWPLGALGLRPPHPAEEALLQALLRRDPEGVVEALQVHGPWPFALYRAFRFDGEVHPLRALRLPRQDELVGYEAQREALEANARRFLSGKPALHTLLYGARGTGKSTAAKSLLHLPGARMVEVEKGALPRLGALLEQLASLPHRYLLFLDDLSLDPEDEAFHHLKALLEGSLEGPPENVLLLATSNRRHLVRRLGENPLPGEAPEAWDALQDTLALSERFGLVLTFPPLDKALYLKAVAHHLGRSLTPEEEGRALRFALERGFSGRVARQFAQTLL; this is encoded by the coding sequence ATGGTGCGGGTGCCCGAGAACCCCGAGGCCCTTTTGCCGCTGGACCTGCCCGAAGGGGAGCCCTGGGGGTACGCCTTCGCCCAGGCCCTTCTCCGGGCCCCCTGGGCCTTCCGGGCCTTAAAGCCCACACCGGGCCTTCTGGACCTCATCCGCTGGGATCTGGACAGGCTTCACCGGGAGCTGGAGGCCAGGCGCCGGACCTGGCCCTTGGGCGCCTTGGGGCTGAGGCCCCCACACCCCGCGGAGGAAGCCCTTCTCCAGGCGCTTCTTCGCCGGGACCCCGAGGGCGTGGTGGAGGCTTTACAGGTCCACGGGCCCTGGCCCTTCGCCCTCTACCGGGCCTTCCGCTTTGACGGGGAGGTCCACCCCTTGCGCGCCCTGCGCCTGCCCCGGCAGGACGAGCTCGTGGGCTACGAGGCCCAGCGGGAAGCCCTCGAGGCCAACGCTCGGCGCTTCCTCTCCGGCAAGCCCGCCCTCCACACCCTCCTCTACGGGGCCCGGGGCACGGGGAAGAGCACCGCCGCCAAGAGCCTCCTTCACCTGCCTGGGGCCCGCATGGTGGAGGTGGAAAAGGGGGCCTTGCCCCGCCTGGGGGCGCTTTTGGAGCAGCTCGCCTCCCTGCCCCACCGCTACCTGCTCTTTTTGGACGACCTCTCCTTGGACCCCGAGGACGAGGCCTTCCACCACCTCAAGGCCCTCTTGGAGGGGAGCCTCGAGGGCCCCCCCGAGAACGTCCTCCTCCTCGCCACCTCCAACCGCCGCCATCTGGTGCGCCGCCTGGGGGAAAACCCCCTACCCGGGGAGGCCCCCGAGGCCTGGGACGCCCTCCAGGACACCCTGGCCCTTTCCGAGCGCTTCGGCCTCGTCCTCACCTTCCCTCCTCTGGACAAGGCCCTCTACCTGAAGGCCGTGGCCCACCACCTGGGGCGGTCCCTGACCCCCGAGGAGGAGGGGAGGGCCCTGCGCTTCGCCCTGGAGCGGGGCTTCTCCGGCCGGGTGGCCCGACAGTTCGCCCAGACCTTGCTTTAG